In a genomic window of Sporosarcina trichiuri:
- a CDS encoding B3/B4 domain-containing protein, with amino-acid sequence MKFEIASSIFEKVPGFKLGILHYNKTTVSDSPQMLKGRLQLFQEQLFFELEERPLTDIKGLSEWRDSWRAFGADPNRHRPSAEALYRRVRSQNFLESHSSAVDLNNLFSLQYGIPAGIYDASELVGDIRVSVGHEADGYEGLNGRYNSLHKLIILHDQYSPFGSPYVDSVRTAITQDAAEIIQVLYVRPGMPSEEARKLTEACGKMYTSINGGEAAAYIIDKETPIMRLPVVSSNQLID; translated from the coding sequence ATGAAATTTGAAATAGCATCCTCTATTTTTGAAAAGGTTCCCGGCTTTAAGCTCGGTATACTCCATTATAACAAAACAACCGTCTCCGATTCTCCTCAAATGCTGAAAGGGCGGCTCCAGTTATTCCAGGAGCAATTGTTTTTCGAATTGGAAGAACGACCGCTGACAGACATTAAGGGGCTTTCGGAGTGGCGTGATAGTTGGAGAGCGTTCGGGGCGGATCCAAACCGACACAGACCGTCAGCAGAGGCCCTATACAGAAGAGTCCGCAGCCAGAACTTTTTGGAAAGCCACTCCAGTGCAGTCGATCTGAATAATCTGTTCAGCCTGCAGTATGGGATTCCTGCCGGGATATATGATGCAAGTGAGCTGGTAGGCGATATCCGTGTGTCAGTCGGCCATGAAGCCGATGGGTATGAAGGATTGAATGGAAGATACAATTCGCTGCACAAGCTGATCATACTCCACGACCAATACAGCCCATTCGGCAGCCCGTATGTGGATTCTGTACGAACCGCTATCACACAAGACGCAGCAGAAATCATTCAGGTGCTGTACGTGCGCCCGGGGATGCCGTCGGAAGAGGCCCGGAAGCTGACAGAAGCATGTGGAAAAATGTACACAAGCATCAACGGCGGAGAGGCGGCAGCCTACATCATCGACAAAGAGACACCGATCATGCGGCTGCCGGTCGTATCCAGCAATCAGCTGATCGATTGA
- the queG gene encoding tRNA epoxyqueuosine(34) reductase QueG has product MNIAQLQRDLTAYADEIGVDKIGFTTAAPFRELKNRLKRQQALNYQSGFEEPDIEKRTEPSLLLEQAESIISIAVAYPSKLADAPKGKKGERRGMFCRASWGTDYHLVLREKLSLLEAFLHERLPGVKTRSMVDTGELADRAVAERAGLGWSAKNCSIITPEFGSYVYLGEMITNLPFAPDLPMEDQCGDCTLCLDACPTGALIQGGQLNAQRCIAFLTQTKQPVPEEFRKEIGNRIYGCDTCQTVCPKNKRKYNLDQDIFVPEPDLVKPLLQPLLKLSNRQFKETFGHMSGSWRGKNPIQRNAILALAHFKETAAVPELAELLHGDPRPMIRGAAAWALGEIGTDEGYTALDESLHTENDSSVCEEIEEALRKLAAQSEKEVKR; this is encoded by the coding sequence GTGAATATCGCTCAACTGCAGCGCGACCTGACCGCATACGCAGACGAGATTGGTGTCGATAAAATCGGATTTACGACAGCCGCTCCTTTTCGGGAATTGAAAAATCGGCTGAAACGTCAGCAGGCATTGAACTACCAATCCGGTTTTGAGGAACCGGATATCGAAAAACGGACTGAGCCGTCCTTGCTGCTGGAACAGGCGGAGAGTATCATCTCGATTGCTGTCGCGTATCCGTCCAAGCTTGCAGATGCTCCAAAAGGAAAGAAAGGGGAGCGGCGGGGGATGTTCTGCCGTGCTTCCTGGGGGACCGACTACCATCTTGTCTTGCGCGAGAAGCTGTCCCTGCTCGAAGCTTTTCTGCATGAACGTCTGCCTGGCGTCAAAACCCGCTCCATGGTGGATACGGGCGAACTGGCGGACCGGGCTGTCGCTGAGCGGGCAGGTCTCGGCTGGTCGGCGAAAAACTGCTCGATCATCACCCCCGAATTCGGTTCCTACGTCTATCTGGGTGAGATGATCACGAATCTGCCGTTTGCACCTGACCTGCCGATGGAAGACCAATGCGGCGATTGTACACTCTGTCTCGATGCGTGTCCGACTGGTGCGCTTATCCAGGGAGGGCAGCTCAATGCACAGCGCTGCATCGCCTTCCTTACGCAGACCAAGCAGCCTGTCCCTGAGGAATTCAGGAAAGAGATCGGCAACCGGATCTATGGATGCGACACCTGCCAGACCGTCTGTCCGAAGAACAAACGTAAGTATAATTTGGACCAGGATATCTTCGTGCCTGAACCGGATCTCGTCAAGCCGCTGCTCCAGCCTCTGCTGAAATTGTCCAATCGGCAGTTCAAGGAGACATTCGGGCATATGTCAGGTTCGTGGCGGGGAAAGAACCCGATCCAGCGGAATGCTATCCTGGCGCTCGCCCATTTCAAGGAAACCGCTGCTGTTCCGGAACTTGCGGAGCTGCTGCATGGAGACCCACGGCCGATGATCCGAGGGGCCGCCGCATGGGCTCTCGGAGAAATCGGAACGGATGAGGGGTACACCGCGCTGGACGAGTCGCTTCACACAGAAAACGACTCTTCGGTGTGCGAAGAGATTGAAGAGGCGCTCCGCAAGCTTGCAGCACAATCTGAAAAGGAAGTGAAACGATGA
- a CDS encoding hemolysin family protein yields MEQSTYLDIPIRLAAFAALIALTAFFVAAEFAIVKVRMTRIDQLALEGNKRAINAQRVVTNLDDYLSACQLGITITALGLGMLGEPTVALLFAPVFDHLALSHSLTAFLSFAIALIIVTFLHVVVGELAPKTVAIQKAERITLSLAMPLIIFYRTMYPVIKLMNLSSRFVTRLFGFQPMSEADVAHTEEELRMILSDSLKSGEINQSEYKYVNRIFEFDDRVAKEIMVPRTEMMSIDKEMTAKELFNTEGVEQFTRYPVIDGDKDHVIGLINMKHLLTAYIKNPKNGELPVVAYMQPIIRVIETMAIGDLLLKIQRERIHMAILMDEYGGTSGLVTIEDILEEIVGEIQDEFDKDELPDVQVIGENHYILDAKMLLENVNTTLGIDIDEEDIDTIGGWFMSQRFEAIPGEKIIEQGYEFSVKDVEGHHILYLEAEKLVPDENDPDTEDTED; encoded by the coding sequence ATGGAACAAAGCACCTATTTGGATATTCCCATACGCTTGGCAGCATTTGCTGCCTTGATCGCCCTCACTGCCTTTTTCGTGGCAGCTGAGTTTGCAATAGTGAAAGTGCGGATGACACGGATCGACCAGCTCGCTCTTGAAGGAAATAAAAGAGCGATCAACGCCCAGCGCGTCGTGACCAACCTGGACGACTATCTGTCTGCCTGCCAGCTCGGTATTACGATCACTGCGCTCGGGCTCGGTATGCTCGGTGAACCGACCGTCGCCCTGCTGTTCGCGCCTGTTTTCGATCACTTGGCCCTGTCTCACAGCCTGACCGCATTTCTGTCCTTCGCCATCGCTCTGATCATTGTGACGTTCCTCCACGTAGTTGTCGGGGAACTGGCACCGAAGACAGTCGCAATCCAGAAGGCGGAGCGGATCACACTGTCATTGGCCATGCCGCTCATCATCTTCTACCGGACAATGTATCCGGTCATCAAGCTCATGAACCTCAGTTCTCGGTTTGTGACACGGCTGTTCGGCTTCCAACCGATGTCCGAAGCAGACGTCGCCCATACGGAAGAAGAGCTGCGGATGATTCTGTCCGACAGCCTCAAGAGCGGAGAGATCAACCAGTCCGAATACAAGTATGTGAATAGAATTTTCGAATTCGACGACCGGGTCGCAAAAGAGATCATGGTGCCCCGGACCGAAATGATGTCGATCGACAAAGAGATGACCGCGAAAGAGCTGTTCAACACGGAAGGCGTTGAGCAATTCACACGCTATCCGGTCATCGACGGTGACAAGGACCACGTCATCGGGCTAATCAACATGAAGCACCTGCTCACCGCCTATATCAAAAACCCGAAAAACGGTGAACTTCCGGTTGTTGCCTACATGCAGCCGATCATCCGTGTCATTGAAACGATGGCAATCGGGGACCTTCTGCTGAAAATCCAGCGGGAACGCATCCACATGGCAATCCTTATGGATGAATATGGCGGGACATCGGGCTTGGTGACCATCGAAGATATTCTGGAGGAGATCGTCGGGGAGATTCAGGACGAGTTCGACAAAGATGAGCTTCCGGATGTCCAGGTCATCGGAGAGAACCATTACATCCTGGATGCCAAAATGCTGCTGGAAAACGTCAATACGACACTCGGCATTGACATCGATGAAGAAGATATCGATACGATCGGCGGCTGGTTCATGTCCCAGCGATTCGAAGCGATTCCGGGAGAAAAGATCATCGAGCAGGGCTATGAGTTCTCCGTGAAAGACGTGGAAGGCCATCATATCCTGTATTTGGAAGCGGAAAAACTTGTACCGGATGAAAATGATCCGGACACAGAAGATACGGAAGACTGA
- the trmL gene encoding tRNA (uridine(34)/cytosine(34)/5-carboxymethylaminomethyluridine(34)-2'-O)-methyltransferase TrmL codes for MTIHVALFEPLIPANTGNIARTCAGTGAKLHLIEPLGFSTDDKMLKRAGLDYWEHVDITYHGSIDGLFRQYPDADFYFITKFGEQTYSDFDFSGSTRDIFFVFGKETTGLPDEVTAAHKDTCLRIPMNDHIRSLNLSNTAAILVYEALRQQQYPGLH; via the coding sequence ATGACCATACATGTTGCATTATTTGAACCGCTCATCCCTGCCAACACAGGTAACATCGCACGTACATGTGCAGGGACAGGGGCGAAACTGCATCTGATCGAACCGCTCGGCTTCTCCACAGACGATAAGATGCTAAAGCGTGCAGGACTCGATTACTGGGAGCATGTCGATATCACCTATCACGGCAGTATCGATGGCTTGTTCCGCCAGTACCCGGATGCTGATTTCTATTTCATCACCAAGTTCGGGGAACAGACGTATTCCGATTTCGATTTCTCGGGAAGCACAAGGGATATCTTCTTCGTCTTCGGGAAGGAGACGACGGGACTTCCTGATGAAGTGACGGCGGCGCACAAGGATACATGCCTCCGCATACCGATGAATGACCACATCCGATCGCTGAACCTCTCGAACACAGCAGCCATCTTGGTCTATGAAGCGCTGCGGCAGCAGCAATACCCCGGATTACACTAA
- a CDS encoding aldo/keto reductase: MTSMYTETKQLRNGVDMPRFGLGVYKMTDPEKTVEAITFALKNGYRAIDTAAVYENERETGEAIRAAGINRSELFITSKVWNTDQGYDQTLRAFETSLKKLDLDYLDLYLTHWPVPETYVDTYRAIERLYEEKLIRVPGVSNHHVRHLDELKLTANVQPMVNQVELHPLLTQIPLRDYCLDNGIAITSWSPLARGQLLENTVLNEIGRRHGKTAAQVIIRWHLQHDLIVIPKSITPERILENSQIGDFRLTDEEMTAIDGLNRNERTGTDPDSLG; the protein is encoded by the coding sequence ATGACTTCAATGTATACAGAGACGAAGCAGCTGAGGAACGGAGTCGACATGCCGAGATTCGGTCTTGGTGTTTACAAAATGACAGACCCTGAAAAAACAGTGGAAGCAATCACCTTTGCCTTGAAGAACGGCTATCGGGCAATCGACACGGCGGCCGTCTATGAGAATGAGCGGGAAACCGGGGAGGCGATCCGTGCAGCGGGCATCAATCGCAGCGAACTGTTCATCACCTCGAAAGTCTGGAATACCGATCAGGGCTATGACCAGACGCTCCGTGCTTTCGAAACTTCCCTTAAAAAGCTTGACCTTGACTATTTGGACTTGTATCTGACGCACTGGCCAGTCCCAGAGACTTATGTGGATACATACCGTGCCATCGAGCGGCTCTACGAAGAGAAGCTGATTCGTGTGCCCGGGGTGTCGAACCACCACGTCCGCCATCTGGATGAACTGAAACTGACGGCAAATGTGCAGCCGATGGTCAATCAGGTCGAGCTGCATCCGCTTCTCACACAGATTCCTCTGCGCGATTATTGCCTGGATAATGGAATTGCGATAACGTCCTGGTCGCCGCTTGCAAGAGGACAGCTGCTCGAGAACACAGTACTGAACGAAATCGGCAGACGGCACGGGAAGACGGCTGCACAAGTGATCATCCGCTGGCATCTGCAGCATGATCTGATCGTCATCCCGAAGTCGATCACACCGGAACGGATTCTGGAGAACAGCCAGATCGGGGATTTCCGGCTGACAGATGAAGAGATGACTGCAATCGACGGACTGAACCGGAACGAACGGACAGGAACGGATCCCGATTCACTCGGATAA
- a CDS encoding carbon-nitrogen hydrolase family protein, which produces MSEEFDLSPFEMSMIVRQMQLTDIPEILEMQKVCFPGMEPWETEHLESHLSVFPEGQFVAELDGSIIGSCSSLIVNFAEYDDRHTWDDISDNGYITNHNPEGYNLYGIEVMVHPEYRRMRVGERLYEARKELARQLNLKSIIIGGRIPNYHKHADEMSPREYVNAVARHKIYDPVLTFQLMNDFTLMRINPNYLPDDQASKRYATLMEWNNIDYKAVSKRHYKTSYPVRICVVQYLMRKISCFDELASQVEYFVRVAADANSDFVVFPEIFTTQLMSFLDEPSASQSVRKISEYTEEYIELFNGLSVRYNVNIIGGSHFVEEEDEEIYNISYLFRRDGSIDKQYKIHITPNEKKYWGISAGDSVRVFDTDCGKIAIQVCYDIEFPELARIATEKGANIIFTPFCTEDRQGYLRVRYCAQARAVENQIYTVISGTVGNLPQAVNMDIQYAQSAIFAPSDFEFARDGIVGETNANLETVLIGDVDLEVLKRQRQEGTVKQLKDRRHDVYRVEYFAKNPEQ; this is translated from the coding sequence TTGAGCGAGGAATTTGATTTATCGCCATTTGAAATGAGTATGATCGTCCGTCAGATGCAGCTGACGGATATACCGGAAATACTTGAAATGCAGAAAGTCTGCTTCCCGGGGATGGAACCTTGGGAGACGGAACATCTGGAAAGCCACTTATCGGTTTTCCCGGAAGGCCAGTTCGTAGCGGAGCTTGACGGCAGCATCATCGGATCGTGTTCGAGCCTGATCGTCAATTTCGCGGAATACGATGACCGCCATACGTGGGATGATATCTCGGACAATGGCTACATAACGAACCACAATCCGGAAGGCTATAACTTATACGGCATCGAAGTGATGGTGCATCCGGAATACAGAAGAATGCGGGTCGGGGAACGGCTGTATGAGGCAAGGAAAGAACTGGCGCGCCAGCTGAACCTGAAATCGATCATCATCGGCGGCCGCATTCCGAATTATCACAAGCATGCCGATGAAATGTCACCGCGTGAATACGTGAATGCCGTCGCCCGTCACAAAATCTATGATCCGGTCCTGACGTTCCAGCTCATGAACGACTTCACACTGATGCGCATCAATCCGAACTATCTGCCGGATGATCAGGCATCGAAGCGGTATGCGACGCTGATGGAATGGAACAACATCGATTACAAGGCAGTGAGCAAACGGCACTACAAGACGAGTTATCCGGTCCGGATCTGCGTCGTCCAATATCTGATGCGTAAAATATCCTGTTTCGATGAGCTTGCATCGCAAGTGGAATACTTCGTACGGGTGGCGGCTGACGCCAACTCGGACTTCGTTGTGTTCCCGGAAATCTTCACGACGCAGCTCATGTCATTCCTCGATGAGCCGTCCGCCAGCCAGTCGGTCCGCAAAATCTCGGAATACACCGAGGAGTATATCGAGCTCTTCAACGGGCTGTCCGTCCGATATAATGTCAACATCATCGGAGGCTCGCACTTCGTGGAAGAAGAGGACGAGGAAATTTACAATATTTCCTACCTGTTCCGCCGGGACGGGTCGATCGACAAGCAGTATAAGATTCACATTACGCCGAATGAGAAGAAGTACTGGGGCATCAGCGCGGGGGATTCCGTCCGGGTGTTCGATACGGATTGCGGCAAGATTGCCATCCAGGTCTGCTACGACATCGAGTTTCCGGAACTGGCCCGTATCGCTACGGAAAAAGGTGCCAATATCATCTTCACGCCGTTCTGTACGGAAGACCGCCAAGGTTATTTGCGTGTCCGATACTGCGCACAGGCGCGCGCTGTGGAAAACCAGATCTATACGGTCATTTCGGGCACAGTCGGAAACCTGCCGCAGGCCGTCAATATGGACATCCAGTATGCACAGTCGGCAATTTTCGCGCCGTCCGATTTTGAATTTGCCCGTGACGGGATCGTCGGGGAAACGAACGCCAATCTGGAGACGGTGCTGATCGGCGACGTGGACTTGGAAGTGCTGAAACGTCAGCGGCAGGAAGGGACCGTCAAACAGCTGAAGGACCGCCGGCATGACGTGTACCGGGTTGAATACTTCGCCAAGAATCCGGAGCAATGA
- a CDS encoding thioredoxin family protein, translating into MKKLLIIGGIVVVFFVAIIALTNASNKSKLQDNPYGTDDLEKSTIDLIGNENYDSIVLPDVVDKKIQSGEPTTVYFFHPECHYCMEMTPILMPIAKEEGVKVNQYNMLEFGQQAKDKYGIDQWPALVQYENGKEVGRLVGLQPEENIHEFFNTYYGN; encoded by the coding sequence TTGAAGAAACTTCTGATCATCGGCGGAATCGTCGTCGTATTTTTTGTGGCGATCATCGCGCTGACCAATGCATCGAACAAATCCAAGCTGCAGGATAACCCGTACGGGACGGATGATCTCGAGAAATCGACAATCGACCTGATCGGCAATGAAAACTACGACAGCATCGTGCTCCCTGACGTGGTGGATAAGAAAATCCAGTCCGGCGAACCGACGACGGTCTACTTCTTCCACCCCGAGTGTCACTATTGCATGGAAATGACACCGATTCTCATGCCCATCGCAAAAGAAGAAGGCGTGAAAGTGAATCAGTACAACATGCTGGAATTCGGGCAGCAGGCGAAGGATAAGTATGGGATCGACCAATGGCCGGCTCTCGTCCAATACGAAAACGGCAAAGAGGTCGGACGTCTTGTCGGACTCCAGCCGGAAGAAAATATCCATGAATTCTTCAATACGTATTATGGAAATTAA
- a CDS encoding ABC transporter ATP-binding protein, giving the protein MFSVLGKLGWFFKENKMRYTVALLLLIMTSVFAIVPPWIIGKAIDGIHLNTMTPHLLWTYIGILLVITVIGYIGDFVWQYQLFGGANVIERKLRGNLMRHFLKMTPSFYQRNKTGDLMARSTNDLQAISETAGFGIMTLIDSTVYLFTLIVMMGFAVSWKLTLAAILPLPILAYLMQVLGKRIHLKFVTAQRAFGDLNDDVLEAVAGVRVVRAYVQERAEEQRFADATEDVYKKNMDVERIDALFTPISKIMTSMSYIIGLGYGAYLVSVGDITLGGLVTFNVYLGMIVWPMFAIGELINVMQRGNASLDRVQETLDAVEDVRDPSMPVQMERPGMVGFSDVSFSYPTSERKNLDQIRLQLGGGQTLGIVGKTGSGKTTFVKQLLREYPAGEGLLTFDGRRLDDMTKEQVRNWVGYVPQDHVLFSRSVRDNILFGKPDATEADIAEAIRLAHFEKDLEMLPEGLGTLVGEKGVALSGGQKQRISIARALVKNPEILILDDSLSAVDAKTETRIIENIQNERSGKTTIITTHRLSAVQHADRIIVLENGRVTEEGTHEELLEQNGWYKEQYDRQQIGGDES; this is encoded by the coding sequence ATGTTTTCGGTATTAGGGAAATTAGGATGGTTTTTCAAAGAGAATAAAATGCGTTACACAGTAGCATTGCTGCTGCTGATCATGACGAGTGTATTTGCGATTGTTCCCCCATGGATCATCGGGAAGGCGATCGACGGAATCCACCTGAATACGATGACCCCGCACTTGCTGTGGACGTACATCGGCATTCTGCTTGTAATCACCGTCATCGGCTATATCGGCGATTTCGTCTGGCAGTATCAGCTGTTCGGCGGCGCGAATGTCATTGAACGGAAGCTGCGGGGCAATCTCATGCGCCATTTTCTTAAGATGACGCCTTCGTTCTATCAGCGGAATAAGACGGGCGATCTGATGGCCCGTTCGACGAATGACCTTCAGGCGATTTCGGAGACTGCGGGATTCGGTATTATGACGCTGATCGACTCGACGGTCTATCTGTTCACACTCATCGTCATGATGGGGTTCGCCGTCTCATGGAAACTGACGCTCGCAGCAATCCTGCCGCTGCCGATCCTCGCCTATCTCATGCAGGTGCTCGGCAAACGGATCCATCTGAAATTCGTGACGGCGCAGCGTGCATTCGGCGATTTAAACGATGACGTGCTCGAAGCTGTGGCGGGTGTCCGTGTCGTCAGAGCTTATGTACAGGAACGTGCTGAAGAGCAGCGCTTTGCGGATGCGACGGAAGATGTCTATAAGAAAAATATGGATGTCGAGCGGATTGACGCTCTGTTCACACCGATTTCCAAGATCATGACGTCGATGTCCTACATTATCGGTCTTGGCTACGGAGCTTATCTCGTCTCGGTCGGCGATATCACTCTCGGGGGTCTTGTCACCTTCAACGTCTATCTCGGCATGATCGTCTGGCCGATGTTTGCGATCGGGGAACTGATCAACGTCATGCAGCGGGGGAACGCATCGCTCGACCGTGTCCAGGAGACGCTCGATGCTGTTGAAGATGTACGTGATCCGTCAATGCCTGTGCAGATGGAACGACCGGGCATGGTCGGTTTCAGTGACGTGAGCTTCAGCTATCCTACGTCCGAACGGAAGAATCTGGATCAGATCCGTCTCCAGCTCGGCGGCGGCCAGACACTCGGCATCGTCGGTAAAACAGGCAGCGGCAAGACGACGTTCGTCAAACAGCTGCTGCGTGAGTATCCGGCGGGCGAAGGGCTGCTGACGTTCGACGGCAGACGGCTCGATGATATGACCAAAGAGCAGGTGAGGAACTGGGTGGGCTACGTCCCGCAGGACCATGTGCTGTTCTCCCGTTCCGTGCGTGACAATATCCTGTTCGGGAAGCCGGATGCAACGGAAGCGGATATTGCGGAGGCGATCCGCCTTGCCCATTTCGAAAAGGATCTGGAAATGCTGCCGGAAGGGCTTGGAACGCTTGTCGGTGAAAAAGGCGTGGCCCTGTCAGGCGGCCAGAAGCAGAGGATTTCGATTGCCCGGGCTCTCGTGAAAAATCCGGAAATCCTCATCTTGGATGATTCACTGTCGGCCGTCGATGCCAAGACGGAAACCAGGATTATTGAAAACATCCAGAACGAGCGGAGCGGGAAGACGACAATCATTACGACACACAGACTGTCCGCCGTCCAGCATGCAGACCGCATCATCGTGCTTGAAAACGGCCGTGTCACCGAAGAAGGCACACATGAAGAACTGCTTGAACAGAATGGCTGGTACAAGGAACAATATGACCGGCAGCAGATTGGAGGTGACGAGTCATGA
- a CDS encoding disulfide oxidoreductase — MDKRQENRLVFIWTVALVATAGSLYYSEVKGYIPCLYCWYQRILMYPLVLIAGIALFQKNSGIALTTAVFSLIGGLLSGYHYALQKITLLQEHGGTCGDVPCTAQYVNQLGFITIPFMALTAFTLIFITSVLMLKQSKERN; from the coding sequence ATGGACAAACGACAGGAAAACCGGCTGGTATTCATATGGACAGTTGCGCTTGTCGCAACTGCTGGCTCACTCTATTATTCTGAGGTGAAAGGCTACATCCCATGCTTGTATTGCTGGTATCAGCGAATCCTTATGTACCCCCTTGTATTGATTGCGGGGATCGCCCTTTTCCAGAAGAACAGCGGGATTGCACTGACGACAGCTGTCTTCAGCCTGATCGGCGGTCTGCTGTCAGGCTATCATTATGCACTGCAGAAGATCACGCTGCTGCAGGAGCATGGCGGTACGTGCGGAGATGTGCCTTGTACAGCCCAATATGTGAATCAGCTGGGGTTCATCACTATCCCTTTCATGGCGCTGACGGCGTTCACCCTCATATTCATCACGAGTGTGCTCATGCTAAAACAATCGAAGGAGCGTAACTGA
- a CDS encoding RluA family pseudouridine synthase produces the protein MIIFHYTVPEDGRTLEQLLRDDWRAGKKNIHELRMTNGVTLASGEAAVWRTPLAAGTVLTFRLPDAVSEYEPMDVPEVRVLQEDAHYMAVFKPAGIPVHPDNTASGPTLMNAVMEQIQEDGGTYAEHIQRLDKGTSGIILIAKHPIAKAMFDRMLAENDIHRTYHAELEGRLKKTKGTVNLPIGRDRHHASRRRVSMSGQSAVTHFNVLERKEDSTIIQAELDTGRTHQIRVHMAHLGHPVVGDNLYGAKSLPDGTYRLTAAETSFVHPLTAEKLSISIDN, from the coding sequence ATGATCATCTTCCACTATACTGTACCGGAAGACGGCCGGACGCTCGAACAGCTCCTTCGGGATGACTGGCGTGCCGGCAAGAAAAATATCCACGAGCTGCGGATGACCAATGGCGTGACGCTTGCTTCCGGGGAAGCGGCAGTCTGGCGCACCCCGCTCGCAGCAGGAACAGTGCTCACCTTCCGGCTGCCCGATGCAGTGTCGGAGTATGAACCGATGGACGTGCCGGAAGTCCGTGTACTGCAGGAGGACGCACATTACATGGCAGTCTTCAAACCTGCCGGAATCCCTGTCCATCCGGACAACACAGCCAGCGGACCCACGCTCATGAACGCCGTGATGGAACAGATCCAGGAGGATGGCGGCACGTATGCCGAACACATCCAGCGGCTCGATAAAGGGACGAGCGGTATCATCCTCATTGCAAAACACCCGATTGCAAAAGCGATGTTTGACAGGATGCTTGCGGAAAATGATATCCACCGGACCTACCACGCAGAACTCGAGGGACGGCTGAAGAAGACGAAAGGAACCGTCAACTTGCCGATCGGACGCGACCGCCATCATGCTTCGCGCAGACGTGTTTCCATGTCCGGCCAATCTGCGGTCACCCATTTCAATGTTCTTGAGCGCAAAGAGGATTCCACGATCATCCAGGCAGAACTCGATACTGGCCGGACACATCAGATCCGCGTCCATATGGCCCATCTCGGGCACCCTGTAGTGGGCGATAATCTATATGGCGCCAAGTCACTTCCGGACGGTACATACCGCCTGACCGCTGCGGAAACATCGTTCGTCCATCCGCTCACCGCGGAAAAACTGTCGATCTCGATTGATAACTGA